The Mercenaria mercenaria strain notata chromosome 8, MADL_Memer_1, whole genome shotgun sequence genome has a segment encoding these proteins:
- the LOC123566536 gene encoding uncharacterized protein PF3D7_1120000-like isoform X2, whose protein sequence is MGSGSSSSIKTIHIDQKEELSGELPKKKNKFSPQRKEISEVEQSSPTSDTNKQIEDKDGTIETLTKQLCESESNRLDLEDRVETLLKELDYVNTQNVAREGEERPCEETVHAKDHYINKLEKEKTELETEVNKMRQRQRRKQKQFNTQMAEYKQEVNFQMMELKEEINRLKLENKQQTGNKVSQESSSKTFQIEDSPKLPGGEKMALILELSEQVTEQQDRITKLERKLKEKDQIVDELRSKLKNNSQYLSVLNKTKEDKEKHERNKTAGGNVGSNTGYAKNPSIKNDKNLFRNENGIDGLFTVEEESSENEEENLTKLSTLLQGVKSSNKEFINSDHSEGGENDVLGNGRIPETFEDLEANNGRDSGLGSAGKREEKGDIKSDSGKPGRIGMEWKDMTHSFESGSGLSDSDFEQYGPGLSKVSSAPPKLQNGNGARIKKKSNSLRRHASSKKNDRPPRPGVAFVNSVDTFHKDDHIINKLSPIISPVEVS, encoded by the exons GTCAGGGGAGCtgccaaaaaagaaaaacaaattttcaccacaaaggaaagaaatttcaGAGGTAGAA CAGTCAAGTCCAACATCTGATACAAATAAGCAAATAGAAGACAAAGATGGTACTATAGAGACATTAACAAAACAGCTATGTGAAAGTGAAAGTAATCGTCTTGACCTGGAAGATCGTGTGGAAACTCTGTTAAAGGAGCTGGACTATGTCAATACACAGAATGTTGCAAGAGAAGGAGAGGAAAGGCCATGTGAGGAGACTGTGCATGCAAAAGACCATTACATTAATAAACTTGAAAAGGAGAAGACAGAATTAGAGACAGAAGTGAATAAAATG AGACAAAGACAGAGAAGAAAACAGAAGCAGTTCAACACTCAGATggcagaatataaacaagaagttAACTTTCAAATGATGGAGTTAAAGGAGGAGATCAACAGGTTAAAACtggaaaacaaacaacaaacag GTAACAAAGTGAGTCAAGAAAGCAGTtctaaaacatttcaaattgAAGATTCGCCAAAACTACCAGGAGGAGAGAAGATGGCACTGATACTGGAACTATCAGAACAGGTTACAGAGCAGCAAGAtagaatcaccaaacttgaacGTAAACTTAAAGAAAAAGACCAAATTGTTGATGAGCTTAGGTCTAAACTGAAAAACAATTCCCAGTATCTTAGTGTTCTGAATAAAACAAAGGAAGATAAAGAgaaacatgaaagaaataaaacagcTGGTGGTAATGTGGGTAGTAACACAGGTTATGCCAAAAACCCTAGTATAAAGAATGAtaaaaatttgttcagaaatgaGAATGGCATTGATGGTCTCTTCACAGTTGAAGAAGAAAGCTCAGAGAATGAAGAAGAAAATTTAACTAAATTGTCTACACTCTTGCAAGGTGTTAAATCTAGCAATAAAGAATTTATAAATTCTGATCATTCAGAAGGTGGGGAAAATGATGTTTTAGGTAATGGGCGAATACCAGAAACATTTGAAGATCTTGAAGCAAACAATGGCAGGGATTCAGGTTTAGGATCGGCAGGGAAGAGAGAAGAAAAGGGAGATATAAAGTCAGACTCCGGTAAACCAGGCAGAATTGGAATGGAATGGAAAGATATGACCCATTCATTTGAATCTGGCTCTGGACTGTCTGATTCAGATTTTGAACAGTATGGACCTGGTCTAAGTAAAGTATCTAGTGCTCCACCGAAACTCCAGAATGGTAATGGAGCAAGGATAAAGaagaaatcaaacagtttgaGGCGACATGCTTCTAGCAAAAAGAATGATAGACCACCTAGACCTGGAGTAGCATTCGTGAACTCTGTTGACACTTTCCACAAAGACGATCATATTATAAACAAATTATCTCCAATTATAAGCCCTGTCGAAGTCTCTTGA
- the LOC123566536 gene encoding uncharacterized protein PF3D7_1120000-like isoform X4 — MGSGSSSSIKTIHIDQKEELSGELPKKKNKFSPQRKEISEQSSPTSDTNKQIEDKDGTIETLTKQLCESESNRLDLEDRVETLLKELDYVNTQNVAREGEERPCEETVHAKDHYINKLEKEKTELETEVNKMRQRQRRKQKQFNTQMAEYKQEVNFQMMELKEEINRLKLENKQQTGNKVSQESSSKTFQIEDSPKLPGGEKMALILELSEQVTEQQDRITKLERKLKEKDQIVDELRSKLKNNSQYLSVLNKTKEDKEKHERNKTAGGNVGSNTGYAKNPSIKNDKNLFRNENGIDGLFTVEEESSENEEENLTKLSTLLQGVKSSNKEFINSDHSEGGENDVLGNGRIPETFEDLEANNGRDSGLGSAGKREEKGDIKSDSGKPGRIGMEWKDMTHSFESGSGLSDSDFEQYGPGLSKVSSAPPKLQNGNGARIKKKSNSLRRHASSKKNDRPPRPGVAFVNSVDTFHKDDHIINKLSPIISPVEVS; from the exons GTCAGGGGAGCtgccaaaaaagaaaaacaaattttcaccacaaaggaaagaaatttcaGAG CAGTCAAGTCCAACATCTGATACAAATAAGCAAATAGAAGACAAAGATGGTACTATAGAGACATTAACAAAACAGCTATGTGAAAGTGAAAGTAATCGTCTTGACCTGGAAGATCGTGTGGAAACTCTGTTAAAGGAGCTGGACTATGTCAATACACAGAATGTTGCAAGAGAAGGAGAGGAAAGGCCATGTGAGGAGACTGTGCATGCAAAAGACCATTACATTAATAAACTTGAAAAGGAGAAGACAGAATTAGAGACAGAAGTGAATAAAATG AGACAAAGACAGAGAAGAAAACAGAAGCAGTTCAACACTCAGATggcagaatataaacaagaagttAACTTTCAAATGATGGAGTTAAAGGAGGAGATCAACAGGTTAAAACtggaaaacaaacaacaaacag GTAACAAAGTGAGTCAAGAAAGCAGTtctaaaacatttcaaattgAAGATTCGCCAAAACTACCAGGAGGAGAGAAGATGGCACTGATACTGGAACTATCAGAACAGGTTACAGAGCAGCAAGAtagaatcaccaaacttgaacGTAAACTTAAAGAAAAAGACCAAATTGTTGATGAGCTTAGGTCTAAACTGAAAAACAATTCCCAGTATCTTAGTGTTCTGAATAAAACAAAGGAAGATAAAGAgaaacatgaaagaaataaaacagcTGGTGGTAATGTGGGTAGTAACACAGGTTATGCCAAAAACCCTAGTATAAAGAATGAtaaaaatttgttcagaaatgaGAATGGCATTGATGGTCTCTTCACAGTTGAAGAAGAAAGCTCAGAGAATGAAGAAGAAAATTTAACTAAATTGTCTACACTCTTGCAAGGTGTTAAATCTAGCAATAAAGAATTTATAAATTCTGATCATTCAGAAGGTGGGGAAAATGATGTTTTAGGTAATGGGCGAATACCAGAAACATTTGAAGATCTTGAAGCAAACAATGGCAGGGATTCAGGTTTAGGATCGGCAGGGAAGAGAGAAGAAAAGGGAGATATAAAGTCAGACTCCGGTAAACCAGGCAGAATTGGAATGGAATGGAAAGATATGACCCATTCATTTGAATCTGGCTCTGGACTGTCTGATTCAGATTTTGAACAGTATGGACCTGGTCTAAGTAAAGTATCTAGTGCTCCACCGAAACTCCAGAATGGTAATGGAGCAAGGATAAAGaagaaatcaaacagtttgaGGCGACATGCTTCTAGCAAAAAGAATGATAGACCACCTAGACCTGGAGTAGCATTCGTGAACTCTGTTGACACTTTCCACAAAGACGATCATATTATAAACAAATTATCTCCAATTATAAGCCCTGTCGAAGTCTCTTGA
- the LOC123566536 gene encoding uncharacterized protein PF3D7_1120000-like isoform X3, with protein MGSGSSSSIKTIHIDQKEELSGELPKKKNKFSPQRKEISEQQSSPTSDTNKQIEDKDGTIETLTKQLCESESNRLDLEDRVETLLKELDYVNTQNVAREGEERPCEETVHAKDHYINKLEKEKTELETEVNKMRQRQRRKQKQFNTQMAEYKQEVNFQMMELKEEINRLKLENKQQTGNKVSQESSSKTFQIEDSPKLPGGEKMALILELSEQVTEQQDRITKLERKLKEKDQIVDELRSKLKNNSQYLSVLNKTKEDKEKHERNKTAGGNVGSNTGYAKNPSIKNDKNLFRNENGIDGLFTVEEESSENEEENLTKLSTLLQGVKSSNKEFINSDHSEGGENDVLGNGRIPETFEDLEANNGRDSGLGSAGKREEKGDIKSDSGKPGRIGMEWKDMTHSFESGSGLSDSDFEQYGPGLSKVSSAPPKLQNGNGARIKKKSNSLRRHASSKKNDRPPRPGVAFVNSVDTFHKDDHIINKLSPIISPVEVS; from the exons GTCAGGGGAGCtgccaaaaaagaaaaacaaattttcaccacaaaggaaagaaatttcaGAG caGCAGTCAAGTCCAACATCTGATACAAATAAGCAAATAGAAGACAAAGATGGTACTATAGAGACATTAACAAAACAGCTATGTGAAAGTGAAAGTAATCGTCTTGACCTGGAAGATCGTGTGGAAACTCTGTTAAAGGAGCTGGACTATGTCAATACACAGAATGTTGCAAGAGAAGGAGAGGAAAGGCCATGTGAGGAGACTGTGCATGCAAAAGACCATTACATTAATAAACTTGAAAAGGAGAAGACAGAATTAGAGACAGAAGTGAATAAAATG AGACAAAGACAGAGAAGAAAACAGAAGCAGTTCAACACTCAGATggcagaatataaacaagaagttAACTTTCAAATGATGGAGTTAAAGGAGGAGATCAACAGGTTAAAACtggaaaacaaacaacaaacag GTAACAAAGTGAGTCAAGAAAGCAGTtctaaaacatttcaaattgAAGATTCGCCAAAACTACCAGGAGGAGAGAAGATGGCACTGATACTGGAACTATCAGAACAGGTTACAGAGCAGCAAGAtagaatcaccaaacttgaacGTAAACTTAAAGAAAAAGACCAAATTGTTGATGAGCTTAGGTCTAAACTGAAAAACAATTCCCAGTATCTTAGTGTTCTGAATAAAACAAAGGAAGATAAAGAgaaacatgaaagaaataaaacagcTGGTGGTAATGTGGGTAGTAACACAGGTTATGCCAAAAACCCTAGTATAAAGAATGAtaaaaatttgttcagaaatgaGAATGGCATTGATGGTCTCTTCACAGTTGAAGAAGAAAGCTCAGAGAATGAAGAAGAAAATTTAACTAAATTGTCTACACTCTTGCAAGGTGTTAAATCTAGCAATAAAGAATTTATAAATTCTGATCATTCAGAAGGTGGGGAAAATGATGTTTTAGGTAATGGGCGAATACCAGAAACATTTGAAGATCTTGAAGCAAACAATGGCAGGGATTCAGGTTTAGGATCGGCAGGGAAGAGAGAAGAAAAGGGAGATATAAAGTCAGACTCCGGTAAACCAGGCAGAATTGGAATGGAATGGAAAGATATGACCCATTCATTTGAATCTGGCTCTGGACTGTCTGATTCAGATTTTGAACAGTATGGACCTGGTCTAAGTAAAGTATCTAGTGCTCCACCGAAACTCCAGAATGGTAATGGAGCAAGGATAAAGaagaaatcaaacagtttgaGGCGACATGCTTCTAGCAAAAAGAATGATAGACCACCTAGACCTGGAGTAGCATTCGTGAACTCTGTTGACACTTTCCACAAAGACGATCATATTATAAACAAATTATCTCCAATTATAAGCCCTGTCGAAGTCTCTTGA
- the LOC123566536 gene encoding putative uncharacterized protein DDB_G0274435 isoform X1 has product MGSGSSSSIKTIHIDQKEELSGELPKKKNKFSPQRKEISEVEQQSSPTSDTNKQIEDKDGTIETLTKQLCESESNRLDLEDRVETLLKELDYVNTQNVAREGEERPCEETVHAKDHYINKLEKEKTELETEVNKMRQRQRRKQKQFNTQMAEYKQEVNFQMMELKEEINRLKLENKQQTGNKVSQESSSKTFQIEDSPKLPGGEKMALILELSEQVTEQQDRITKLERKLKEKDQIVDELRSKLKNNSQYLSVLNKTKEDKEKHERNKTAGGNVGSNTGYAKNPSIKNDKNLFRNENGIDGLFTVEEESSENEEENLTKLSTLLQGVKSSNKEFINSDHSEGGENDVLGNGRIPETFEDLEANNGRDSGLGSAGKREEKGDIKSDSGKPGRIGMEWKDMTHSFESGSGLSDSDFEQYGPGLSKVSSAPPKLQNGNGARIKKKSNSLRRHASSKKNDRPPRPGVAFVNSVDTFHKDDHIINKLSPIISPVEVS; this is encoded by the exons GTCAGGGGAGCtgccaaaaaagaaaaacaaattttcaccacaaaggaaagaaatttcaGAGGTAGAA caGCAGTCAAGTCCAACATCTGATACAAATAAGCAAATAGAAGACAAAGATGGTACTATAGAGACATTAACAAAACAGCTATGTGAAAGTGAAAGTAATCGTCTTGACCTGGAAGATCGTGTGGAAACTCTGTTAAAGGAGCTGGACTATGTCAATACACAGAATGTTGCAAGAGAAGGAGAGGAAAGGCCATGTGAGGAGACTGTGCATGCAAAAGACCATTACATTAATAAACTTGAAAAGGAGAAGACAGAATTAGAGACAGAAGTGAATAAAATG AGACAAAGACAGAGAAGAAAACAGAAGCAGTTCAACACTCAGATggcagaatataaacaagaagttAACTTTCAAATGATGGAGTTAAAGGAGGAGATCAACAGGTTAAAACtggaaaacaaacaacaaacag GTAACAAAGTGAGTCAAGAAAGCAGTtctaaaacatttcaaattgAAGATTCGCCAAAACTACCAGGAGGAGAGAAGATGGCACTGATACTGGAACTATCAGAACAGGTTACAGAGCAGCAAGAtagaatcaccaaacttgaacGTAAACTTAAAGAAAAAGACCAAATTGTTGATGAGCTTAGGTCTAAACTGAAAAACAATTCCCAGTATCTTAGTGTTCTGAATAAAACAAAGGAAGATAAAGAgaaacatgaaagaaataaaacagcTGGTGGTAATGTGGGTAGTAACACAGGTTATGCCAAAAACCCTAGTATAAAGAATGAtaaaaatttgttcagaaatgaGAATGGCATTGATGGTCTCTTCACAGTTGAAGAAGAAAGCTCAGAGAATGAAGAAGAAAATTTAACTAAATTGTCTACACTCTTGCAAGGTGTTAAATCTAGCAATAAAGAATTTATAAATTCTGATCATTCAGAAGGTGGGGAAAATGATGTTTTAGGTAATGGGCGAATACCAGAAACATTTGAAGATCTTGAAGCAAACAATGGCAGGGATTCAGGTTTAGGATCGGCAGGGAAGAGAGAAGAAAAGGGAGATATAAAGTCAGACTCCGGTAAACCAGGCAGAATTGGAATGGAATGGAAAGATATGACCCATTCATTTGAATCTGGCTCTGGACTGTCTGATTCAGATTTTGAACAGTATGGACCTGGTCTAAGTAAAGTATCTAGTGCTCCACCGAAACTCCAGAATGGTAATGGAGCAAGGATAAAGaagaaatcaaacagtttgaGGCGACATGCTTCTAGCAAAAAGAATGATAGACCACCTAGACCTGGAGTAGCATTCGTGAACTCTGTTGACACTTTCCACAAAGACGATCATATTATAAACAAATTATCTCCAATTATAAGCCCTGTCGAAGTCTCTTGA